GCACTTACCGTTAGGGCTGCCGACCAGGCTAGAGGAGAGGGCTATGCGAAATGCTGCGTTGCCTCCGGCGTTCTTGTCTCCTGCACGCGAAGCCTCAGGATAGTTTGTTGGCAATAAAATAGATTTTCTCAGTGCCCGGGTTGTTTCCGGCAAGTGCGAAATGTGAGAGTGTGCTTTGAAGGGGAGGGCGGTGAACCAGAGACGGCAAATGACTGTTCTCTCTGGAAAAAGCGGAGATACGCAGGGCGAGCCGGTGTGTCTGCCCTTGGTTCCGGATTCATCCCCCCATCTGTTGTACTATTCGGCTGCGCGTGGACGGTGGAGCTGAATGACATGCGGTCGGATTTTTTCAAGACGTAGTAGACAGACATATTGTTCCAGCGCCCGTTTTTCTACCATTCCGTCCACCGATTTGGACTGTGGCCATTACAGGTCAGCgaactgccgccgccggacgCATTTTTTCAGGGGGCACCCACAGCCCCGAGGATTTGCGTGGGAGCACGTGCTGTGCAGTGGTACTGCCCGCCGATGCTCCTGCGACGCGACGCAAAAATTTTCTTCTCCACATTGTATCAAAGTCGTAGTTTCATTGACTTCCACCGTGCTTTTCGGACGCCACGCTTTCGGCAGTCGTGCGCCTGGGTCGATCTGTCGCGCGTAATGCGCAATCATGAATCCCAGCGGCAGCTTCGAGGGCTCCTCCCCTTCAGCTGGGTGTAGAGAAGGGAAAAAGGTGAATTTCTGCGCGGTAGCAGGTAATCCAAGCGTCGATGCCAATGCGATTCCGAGTCCGTCTGTATTCCCTTCGTCAACTTTATCTTCCCCTGTCCTCTCTGCCGTGGCAGGTCCGGCCGGGAGCTCTGCCATGCCGGCACTAGGTACTCAGGAAGTCGGCGCCGGGGGGCTCGATCTTTCTTCCCCATGTGGCTCCGGCAGCTTTTCCTCCAAGCCGTCTGAGAAGCGGCCGACTTTCCTTCAGCCCATTGATGGAGAAATTCCCCGCCCAACCTCCGCGCCACCTCATTTGGAGAAATCTTCTTCTactctcttcgccttcccccctAGCGGATCAACCACCAACAGCCTAATCGATATCCGCTGCGATGAGTTGTATCAGGAGTTCTACAGGTGAGtggcttctgcttcttccgtTGGAGCTCCACGTGGGAGCGAGGCGTGGGAGGGGCGAGGGGGCAGGAATCTGAACTACTCGTCTCCGTGTTGTAACGGGCTTTTCAGATTCCCCCTCCTTCGCAGTCCGTGCGGTCTGGGCAACTGAGGCTCAGAGCCTCTGGCATTTGAACGAAACACGTGAACGAGGGGAGCATCTCTGGGGGTCAGATGTCAGTTGAGGCCgctccctcgccggcgggccGCCGCCCTTCCTTCAGCGGGTTCGCTATCGTTGGCGATTGCCATGTTGGAAAGGGACGCCCCTGGAGCGACTCATCGGTGTAGGACTGCGCATTGTTGCCGCTGATCTGAATATGGAAGCTTTGGATCCACGAGCGCGTCTGTTCTAGCTACGTGTGTGCGGGTGGAGAACTGCTGTCCGTCTTTTCGGGATCCATCTCGGTTTCCGCGCAGGAACCTGTCGCAGAAGAATCCCAAGCTGCCGAAGCCTCTGGAAGAAGACCAATCCTTCCTCGACCTTGCGTCTCAGAAGAAGGGCCGGCGGCAGAGCACGCGCACATCCGGCTACTTCGCCGGCAACAACAGAGATATccgcgcgagcagctcgGGCGGGGGGTCGGGAGGTGATGGCCTGACATGCGTTCCTCCTTTGTCGTCCTCGTTCTCTGCAACCTCTCGGGATAACCTGGGAACAGCGGTTCCccaagaagatgaagaagggACAAGCACGGCGTCAACGGGGCTCATCTCGTCAACTGCTGCCGCAGTGAatgcggccgccgctctcgccctgGTGGATGAACTGCAGCACCGGCAAGAAGCCGCGAATCTCGTCTGCTCGACCCGAGCTCTAAGTCTGGCCGTGttggcagcagcaggaggagTGGCTGGCGGGGCGACAGGGGGGTCGGCAGCTAGTAGCAGAATCGGCGCGGCAAATGGATCGGAAGAGACAGAACAACATGGCGCGAGTTtatccgccgctgccgccgctgccctcctccAGGACGCTCACGCTGCCTGGAAGGAGTCTGGCGGAAATGCTGCTTTGCTACCGATGGTACAAAAATGTACGTGCACCCGGGgtggggcggcggggcggggggagggggggtgcTGGTTTAGTTCCTGTTGTGCACAGCTCTCACCAGCCGTGTCGGCGTTGTACGAGGGCCGCGTAGAATGGGCTTTGAAAGGCGCAGGAACACCTCTTAGTGGTTGACTGCTTCACTCACGACACACACAGTGTGTCCACGCAATACCGCTGACCTTCAACGACGGTAGCGAGCAACTGTTTTGTGCGCCTTTTGACACCCTAAGCTACGCATCCGTTCTGTAGGGTTGCCTGTCGGTTGGGGGGGTCCTGCCCTATCTCCGCGTGCCTTGACGACCAAGCCCGCACAGTCGAGTCATGAGGAGGAGCACATCACCGGTTGAGCCCGTCAAGAAGAGTGGGGTGGGGGGCGTCCTCATTTTTGTGTGTCATTCGGCGCCTCACGGCCTCAGTGCGTCTCACGCGGGGAGTCGGCTGCAGGGACTCCAGGTAATGCTGCGGCTATGCATCTCTCCTCTGTCCTCTTTTTTGCCTTTCCCCAGGGACTGAGGCGATTCTGAACCGTTGCCCAGATGCGCAACCTggtgcggcaggcgccgcgggtggACTGGCTCGGAGCCCCTCGGATTCGTTCAATCacgctctgcagcggcgagcttCACTGACTGCTGCGAGTCCGTGTTCGTCCGAGGGGGCAGCGGACAACGCAGCGGATTCCTCGACTCTTCGATCCTCCGAAAGGCaccgctcgcctccgtccaCCGCTGCGAGTTCGCAAAATGCTGCCGGTTTTTCGTTCCCCATTCagtccgctgtctcctcaaCAGTTCGGGGCTgcgccggagacggcgcgggtGTAGAACGGAGTGGCCGTGTCGAGGTCGGGGAGAATGGCCATGGCAGAAGTCGGAGCGACTCGCATGACCATGCGGCTTCCAGAAACCGTCCAAATGGTTTTTCTTCGCTGGATGAAGAAGGTTTCCGTCGCACGCTACAGTCGACCATGACTGCGCCAGGAGGGGTGATGCTCGCGTCACCCAGCGATGTGCAGGCCCTGGTGCATcatgccgcagctgcgccgtcttcgtctcaTGCAGTGGTTATGGCTTCAGGGCTTCCCGCCTTTCTGACGTCCCACGGGCTCTCGCCGACGGGTGCAGACAACATGACCGCGTCAGGTGGCCAGTCCGTGCCCGCTGGTTTGGATGACGAGCAGGTTCGCCTGGTTCTGTCCGCTGCGCAGCAACAGGAGCAGCACTTCCTCCAGGCGGTCGCTGCGCTCCGCGGGTCTCaggcttccgcgccgcctgctggcggTCCCCTGGCCGACTCGGAATCGGTCGTTCCTGGAGCCACTGCTGTCGGGCCGGATGCCGCCGGAGCGGGCAGCATCGCTGGAGTTCTGCACCCTGCCCTCTCTCTAGGAGGCTCTCTTGGTGCGAAtccggcggctgcagcggcgctcctTTCTGCTATGGCAGGCGTAGCGGGTGCTTCGTCGGCGGATGGACCGTTGGCGCTCCAGCACCTTTCGAGTCCGGCAATGGGGCCTCTGGGTCTGGACTCGGGCTTGGCACATGCGGCAAATAGCAGCGCCCCGGGTAGTGCGGGTCACGTGGGTACCGGGCCTCTCGCGCATGCGGGTGGTAGCGCTGGCGATGCAGGTTCAGCTGCTATGGCGCATGCACTCAACCTCGCAGTTCTTGGGCAGGCTTTTCACCACCGAGCCGGAGACGGTCTCGGACGGGACAGCAGCGATGGGGACGAGGGCCGAGGACAAGGAGGTTTAGGCGTTCCGACTCCGGGCGCCatcgcagcggcagcggcagcatcCGAGGTCGCTGGTAATGCGCAGCTGCTTTCATCAGTTTTGTATCCACTCTTGAATGCGCAGTCGCTTCCCTCTTTGGGTGTCCTAGGAGGCACTCCGGGGTCCTCTCCCGCCcacgcagctcctccgcctggcATGGTTCTGGGCCCAAGAgacccgcgcggcagctggcCATGCGTGGTGGGCGCAACGCCTTCATTAGGAGGGCACGCCATGTATCCAGGAGGGTGAGCTGAACCAGAGATCAAACCACTGGCAACGCACGGCGCCAGTTCTGATTGTTAGTCACCCGActttcgtcttccgctgctAGACAGATTTTCCGTGTAGATGAAACCACATTGGTACAGACGATTGCTGATTACAGGGAGACATGCGATGTAGGAGATAGAACGGGTCGTAAGAAAGATTGAACGAGGGTGTTTTGCGTGACACAGACCCGCAGTGTTGGATGAAGGCGCTATTCGCAGCTGTCTTCTCCGCATCCGTTTGCCAGCGTCGCGTGCGTTGTGGGGGGGTCCCTGTCTTGGTCGTGTGCTGGCTGGGTTTAGGGTTGGAgggctccgcgcggcggagacggcaagGTCTTTTTTTGAGTAGCAGTTTTCCAGTTAGCGCACCAGTGTGTTCCGTATAGTCCTGCAGAGTCGTTTTCGTGTTTTTCTGCATGTGCGTTTCAGTTTACAGCATCATCGCGGCCCACTAGGAATAGGTGATCATGCTCTCTCcccggctgccgctgcgctgctggccagcgccgcgagaaTGTCTCAAGCGCCGCCCGGTCTGAGCATGTCGCCACCTCATGCGCCTATCATGGTCCCGCGAGGGCTCGATGTTCACGCAGACTTTCTCCATCAGCAGCGCACGGCTGCTGCCGTTGCAGCGCATCATCAAACAGCTACGGGGTCTGGCCTtcacgccgcggcaggctgGCCAGGAGTCGACGGGGCCGCTGTCTCCACGGGGActgcgtctcccgcggctGGTGGCAGTCCACGCCCCGTATGCGTTATGCCAACGCAGAGCTTGCATCCGATTGTGCCCGATAGTAAGTGAAGCCGCCGGACGCCATGTTCGGGTTTTCGAGGGGAGACGGGGGCGTGTTGTCTCGAGGCAGACTCTACAATGGTGGTCGTTCTTGCTGGGCGCCTCAGCTTGAGTCCGTGGCGTGTGAGGCGCTTGTTTGTGTACGCTTTTCTACAGTCATCTTGCAGGCTAGGGAGACGGTGGAGTGTGTGCTTTTTTGTTGTGTAAACGCGTAGCGGGCACGATGAGTGCCCTCAGTTTGACTGGGTTTTGTGTACGCTTGACTGCTCGGTTTGTACACAGATCACTTGCGTGCCGCGACTGTCCAAGCGGGTGCAGCATTTGTCAACGCCTACCTTTCTCCTGACAAGGACAGTGCGAAGCACAAGTCGTCTGGCCTTCGGCAGGGGCCTGGCGTGAAGGTGACTAGTGCAAGAACTCGCCCGGGTCGGGCGGAAAACCGTGGAAAAGCGGATGGCTCAGgtccgcagcgcgccggtGGACTGGGCGGTGATGGCGCGGACGGGCACGCGAGCGCGTCTGCAAAAGCCGTCGTTGTTGCGGGGACCAGCGCCAGAGTGGGAGGGAAGAAGGGCGACTCGCCGGTCGAGGGGTCGTTCGGCAGGAACCTGGGCAGCGTGGAGTTGGTGGAGGCCGTCGCGGGCGGTGGATCAGGAAATGGACCGAGCTGCCCAGGGACCCTGACGGTGGCGACAGCCGAGGATCTTGTGTTTGGAAATAAATACAGAGGAAACATTGAAATGATTGCCCGCGACCAGATCGGCTGCCGCATGCTACAGCGGAAGCTTTCGGAGGCAGATGCGGAAGAGGTGAAGACGATCTGCCTGGAGGTGCTCGATTGCGTCATAGTCCTCCTGGTAGACCCCTTCGGCAATTACCTTGTACAGAAGGTTGTAGAGGAGTGTGCAGAGCCccagcttctgcagctggTCAGGAAGCTCCGCCCACGTATCGTTGACGTCTGCTTGAGCCCGCACGGAACACGCGCTGTTCAGAAACTCATCGAAGTCTGCGCCAAATTGGTGAGAGGCCGCGTTTTGTGCGTCGGCGAATGTTCAACATCTAGGTGGAGACAGCGCGGGATGGGAGTTTGTGGTGCATGgaacaactgcttctttcgtctttttcCGTATCTTCATTTGCATGCACACAAGTGGCCAGCCCCATTTCACAAGAAGCGAGGCATACATCCCAGACCGTACCTCTAGCATCTGAAGGAAGTTTgtcgaggcggagggggggggggtgtggTTCTGTGCGCGCTTTAATAGGTGAGGGAGTCCGTTTTTTATTTAATGCTGTGCATGTTTTTCGTCTGCTTTGTTTACcgtgccgctgcggcgacggctgcatgtttctctctccgcatGTTCAAGCGGCGTTTCTGGCTATGTCTAGTGTTTGTGAAAGCTGCAAAAGGGGTGGGAAGTAAGGACATTTGAGCCCTACgtgttcgccgtcgccgcaggcgccgtgCACAGAGCCTGTGCGAATCAAGCCGCAGTTTGCCCGATACAGTTACGTGCATCTTGTGTATGATGTGATTTTGTTTTCCCCGTCAGCCTGCAGCTAGCCCATCGACGACTGAATTGCTGGCGGCGTTGCGGCCGTCCATCGTGTTGTTGGCGAAGGATGCAAACGCAAATCATGTCGTGCAGAAGATCCTTGCTTCGTTCTCccccgcgcgctgcgactTTGTTTTCGCCCAAGTCAAGAAGCACTGCGTGGAAATTTCAAAGGAGCGCCACGGATGCTGCGTCATGCAGCGTTGCATTgatgctgcgccgcctcaggcTAAGGTAGGCAGATGTTGCCAAGAGGAGACGCACGGCTGCCGCGTGCCTGTTTTGAGAGGTGGAGGGATAACGGTGGATGGTGGCGATTTGGAGTCAGGTGGATCTGCTTTCTTACTCAGCCAGactttgtgtgtgtgtgtgtgaccGGAGAGGACTACGGGGAATATGAGGACGTCCTGCGAGCTGAACGAGCTGTTTCGTGCTTAGAATCGTCGCTCCGATCGCGTGACATGCAGGATTGGAGAGGTAACCGGTGCctgttcgcgcgcgcctctcgcggtcgTGTTAATCTGAAAGGGACTGATTATGTGAATGATCCGCATTCTGCGAGAACGTCGCGTGAATGGAACCGGAGGTCCGTGCGTATGCCTGTGTGTGACTTAGACTGAGATTCTCCAGGGGATTGCGGCGAACGCGCTAGAACTCATGCAGGACGCGTTTGGCAACTATGTCGTGCAGTACGTGCTGGACCTACAGCTAGAGGTGAGTTCCGCCGCTAGAATAGACCAATTTTATAGGGAACGAAACGCAGAGGGCAAGTTCCCGGCCAGGCGCTGGAACGGCCTGTCGCGTAACGGAGCAAAGCCCTGGAGACGGTTGGGGGTTTGAATGCAACCACATTGTTTTCATGGCTTGATATGGCTGTCGCGTCGGTGGAAATACTAGCAAGGGCACAGAACAGTCGTCAGGTAATTCGCCATGGCTCGCTCTCTTGCATATCGGgtgcggcgcaggagcgaTTCGTTGACTGTTTAGCATCCACGCAGCTATAAAGCTAGTGTTTTCCGAATAATGCGTTTGATCATCCAGGTGTTGGCCACATCCACGGTTATGGAAAAATGCAAAGTTTGGTGCGATGGTGATTTTGTAGGGCTTCAATGGGGCCGTCACTGAGGCGGTTCGAGGCCGCATTCGGGAGCTGTCCATGCAGAAGTTTTCGTCCAACGTCGTTGAAAAGGTAAGCCTCGGAAACCGACACGGATGTAGGATGCAACGTGTTGTTTGCGAGACGTGGAGACGCTAAACGAGCTCCTCATGGTCCCCGTAAAAACCGGTTTCAGCGGGGTGAACATCTCCT
The Besnoitia besnoiti strain Bb-Ger1 chromosome VIII, whole genome shotgun sequence genome window above contains:
- a CDS encoding Pumilio-family RNA binding repeat-containing protein (encoded by transcript BESB_085150), with the translated sequence MNPSGSFEGSSPSAGCREGKKVNFCAVAGNPSVDANAIPSPSVFPSSTLSSPVLSAVAGPAGSSAMPALGTQEVGAGGLDLSSPCGSGSFSSKPSEKRPTFLQPIDGEIPRPTSAPPHLEKSSSTLFAFPPSGSTTNSLIDIRCDELYQEFYRNLSQKNPKLPKPLEEDQSFLDLASQKKGRRQSTRTSGYFAGNNRDIRASSSGGGSGGDGLTCVPPLSSSFSATSRDNLGTAVPQEDEEGTSTASTGLISSTAAAVNAAAALALVDELQHRQEAANLVCSTRALSLAVLAAAGGVAGGATGGSAASSRIGAANGSEETEQHGASLSAAAAAALLQDAHAAWKESGGNAALLPMVQKWTEAILNRCPDAQPGAAGAAGGLARSPSDSFNHALQRRASLTAASPCSSEGAADNAADSSTLRSSERHRSPPSTAASSQNAAGFSFPIQSAVSSTVRGCAGDGAGVERSGRVEVGENGHGRSRSDSHDHAASRNRPNGFSSLDEEGFRRTLQSTMTAPGGVMLASPSDVQALVHHAAAAPSSSHAVVMASGLPAFLTSHGLSPTGADNMTASGGQSVPAGLDDEQVRLVLSAAQQQEQHFLQAVAALRGSQASAPPAGGPLADSESVVPGATAVGPDAAGAGSIAGVLHPALSLGGSLGANPAAAAALLSAMAGVAGASSADGPLALQHLSSPAMGPLGLDSGLAHAANSSAPGSAGHVGTGPLAHAGGSAGDAGSAAMAHALNLAVLGQAFHHRAGDGLGRDSSDGDEGRGQGGLGVPTPGAIAAAAAASEVAGNAQLLSSVLYPLLNAQSLPSLGVLGGTPGSSPAHAAPPPGMVLGPRDPRGSWPCVVGATPSLGGHAMYPGGLQHHRGPLGIGDHALSPAAAALLASAARMSQAPPGLSMSPPHAPIMVPRGLDVHADFLHQQRTAAAVAAHHQTATGSGLHAAAGWPGVDGAAVSTGTASPAAGGSPRPVCVMPTQSLHPIVPDNHLRAATVQAGAAFVNAYLSPDKDSAKHKSSGLRQGPGVKVTSARTRPGRAENRGKADGSGPQRAGGLGGDGADGHASASAKAVVVAGTSARVGGKKGDSPVEGSFGRNLGSVELVEAVAGGGSGNGPSCPGTLTVATAEDLVFGNKYRGNIEMIARDQIGCRMLQRKLSEADAEEVKTICLEVLDCVIVLLVDPFGNYLVQKVVEECAEPQLLQLVRKLRPRIVDVCLSPHGTRAVQKLIEVCAKLPAASPSTTELLAALRPSIVLLAKDANANHVVQKILASFSPARCDFVFAQVKKHCVEISKERHGCCVMQRCIDAAPPQAKTEILQGIAANALELMQDAFGNYVVQYVLDLQLEGFNGAVTEAVRGRIRELSMQKFSSNVVEKCLMLGTAEQRSLIVEELLAEGDGLKDMLLDLYANYVVQRALTVCPPPVQQQLLSAIQPCLSQLRQTQPGTRVAHKLVKKFPSLLVPVSANSVAGGESAAGGCLDLSKKSHRGQARTGTAVKGTVATSATGLQPANRRKKSEKPENGDRKGQAPAALKPRRNRETTRGGKLEAGQFHGRVGHGENGTSDSVGNGDK